One genomic window of Meleagris gallopavo isolate NT-WF06-2002-E0010 breed Aviagen turkey brand Nicholas breeding stock chromosome 22, Turkey_5.1, whole genome shotgun sequence includes the following:
- the LOC100542342 gene encoding myosin-7B isoform X2, whose amino-acid sequence MAARGGHCRQQCWRVGGQSPLTTASFPCRPREPVHAHHGTLEDQIIEANPAMEAFGNAKTIRNDNSSRFGKFIRIHFGPSGKLASADIDIYLLEKSRVIFQQPKERSYHIYYQILSGKKPELQDMLLLSLNPYDYHFCSQGVTTVDNLDDGEELMATDHAMDILGFSNDEKYGSYKIVGAIMHFGNMKFKQKQREEQAEADGTESADKAAYLMGISSADLIKGLLHPRVKVGNEYVTKGQNVEQVVYAVGALAKATYDRMFKWLVTRINKTLDTKLARQFFIGVLDIAGFEIFEFNSFEQLCINFTNEKLQQFFNHHMFVLEQEEYKKEGIEWVFIDFGLDLQACIDLIEKPLGILSILEEECMFPKASDMSFKAKLYDNHIGKSPNFQKPRPDKKRKYEAHFELVHYAGVVPYNIIGWLDKNKDPLNETVVAVFQKSQNKLLASLYENYVGSSSEEPHKPGSKEKRKKAASFQTVSQLHKENLNKLMTNLRSTQPHFVRCIIPNETKTPGAMDAFLVLHQLRCNGVLEGIRICRKGFPNRILYADFKQRYRILNPAAIPDDKFMDSRKATEKLLSSLDLDHSQYKFGHTKVFFKAGLLGLLEEMRDERLAKILTMLQARIRGHLMRIEYQKIISRREALYTIQWNIRAFNAVKNWSWMKLFFKIKPLLKSAQTEKEMSTLKEEFQKLKEALEKSEAKRKELEEKQVSMIQEKNDLALQLQAEQDNLADAEERCDLLIKSKIQLEAKVKELTERVEDEEEMNADLTAKKRKLEDECAELKKDIDDLEITLAKVEKEKHATENKVKNLIEEMAALDEIIAKLTKEKKALQEAHQQALDDLQAEEDKVNTLTKAKVKLEQQVDDLESSLEQEKKIRMDLERAKRKLEGDLKLTQESVMDLENDKQQLEEKLKKKDFEMSQLNSRIEDQQVTEAQLQKKIKELQARIEELEEELEAERAARAKVEKQRAEVSRELEELSERLEEAGGATSAQLEMNKKREVEFLKLRRDLEEATLQHESTAAALRKKHADSVAELSEQIDNLQRVKQKLEKEKSEMKMEVDDLSSNIEYLTKNKANAEKLCRTYEDQLSEAKSKVDELQRQLTDVSTQRGRLQTENGELSRLLEEKESFINQLSRGKTSFTQTIEELKRQLEEETKSKNALAHALQASRHDCDLLREQYEEEVEAKSELQRNLSKANAEVAQWRTKYETDAIQRTEELEEAKKKLAIRLQEAEEAVEAAHAKCSSLEKTKHRLQTEIEDLSVDLERANSACAALDKKQRNFDRILAEWKQKYEETQAELEASQKESRSLSTELFKLKNAYEESLDNLETLKRENKNLQEEIADLTDQISMSGKTIHELEKLKKALENEKSDIQAALEEAEGALEHEESKTLRIQLELNQIKADVDRKLAEKDEEFENLRRNHQRAMDSMQATLDAEARAKNEAVRLRKKMEGDLNEMEIQLSHANRQAAEFQKLGRQLQAQIKDLQIELDDTQRQNDDLKEQAAALERRNNLLLAEVEELRAALEQAERSRKLAEQELLEATERVNLLHSQNTGLINQKKKLETDISQLSSEVEDAVQECRNAEEKAKKAITDAAMMAEELKKEQDTSAHLERMKKNMEQTIKDLQMRLDEAEQIALKGGKKQIQKLEARVRELEGELDMEQKKMAEAQKGIRKYERRIKELSYQTEEDRKNLTRMQDLIDKLQSKVKSYKRQFEEAEQQANSNLVKYRKVQHELDDAEERADIAETQVNKLRARTKEVITFKHE is encoded by the exons ATGGCGGCACGGGGGGGGCACTGCCGCCAGCAATGCTGGAGGGTTGGGGGGCAATCCCCGCTGACCACTGCCTCCTTCCCTTGCAGACCGCGAGAACCAGTCCATGCTCATCAC ggcACCCTCGAAGATCAAATCATTGAGGCTAACCCAGCTATGGAAGCTTTTGGCAATGCCAAAACCATAAGAAATGACAACTCCTCACGTTTT GGCAAGTTCATCCGCATCCATTTTGGCCCCTCAGGGAAGCTGGCCTCTGCAGACATCGACATCT ATCTCCTGGAAAAATCAAGAGTGATTTTCCAGCAACCCAAAGAGCGAAGCTACCACATCTACTACCAAATCCTCTCTGGGAAGAAACCAGAGCTGCAAG AtatgctgctgctctccctcaACCCCTACGATTACCACTTCTGCTCTCAGGGTGTAACAACTGTGGACAACTTGGATGACGGCGAGGAGCTCATGGCAACAGAT CATGCCATGGACATCTTGGGCTTCAGCAATGATGAGAAATACGGCTCCTATAAAATAGTGGGCGCTATCATGCACTTTGGCAACATGAAGTTCAAGCAGAAGCAGCGGGAAGAGCAGGCAGAGGCTGATGGCACTGAAA GTGCTGACAAAGCTGCTTACCTCATGGGGATCAGCTCAGCTGACCTCATCAAGGGGTTGCTCCATCCTCGTGTGAAAGTGGGCAATGAGTACGTGACCAAAGGTCAGAATGTAGAGCAG GTTGTCTATGCTGTGGGAGCCCTGGCTAAAGCCACTTATGATCGTATGTTCAAGTGGCTGGTGACTCGGATCAACAAGACCCTGGACACCAAGCTGGCCAGGCAGTTCTTCATCGGAGTACTGGACATTGCAGGCTTCGAGATCTTTGAG TTCAACAGCTTTGAACAACTGTGCATCAACTTTACCAACGAGAAGTTGCAGCAGTTCTTCAACCACCACATGTTTGTCCTGGAGCAAGAAGAATACAAGAAGGAAGGCATTGAATGGGTCTTCATTGACTTTGGCCTGGACCTACAGGCTTGCATTGACCTGATTGAGAAG CCACTGGGAATCCTGTCCATCCTCGAAGAGGAGTGCATGTTCCCAAAAGCCTCCGACATGTCATTTAAAGCTAAGCTCTACGACAACCACATTGGGAAGTCACCCAACTTCCAGAAACCCCGGCCGGATAAGAAGCGGAAATACGAGGCCCACTTTGAGCTGGTGCACTATGCTGGTGTG GTGCCGTACAACATCATTGGGTGGCTGGACAAAAACAAGGACCCCCTGAATGAGACAGTGGTGGCCGTCTTTCAAAAATCCCAGAACAAGCTCCTGGCCTCTCTCTATGAGAACTATGTGGGCTCCAGCTCAG AGGAACCTCACAAACCAGGGTCCAAGGAGAAACGTAAGAAGGCAGCTTCCTTCCAAACAGTGTCCCAGCTACACAAG GAGAATCTTAACAAGCTGATGACCAACCTGCGCTCCACTCAGCCCCACTTTGTCCGCTGCATCATTCCCAATGAGACAAAGACCCCAG GAGCCATGGATGCTTTCCTGGTGCTGCACCAGCTGCGGTGTAACGGTGTCCTTGAAGGTATCCGCATCTGCCGTAAGGGATTTCCCAACAGGATCCTCTACGCAGACTTCAAACAGCG ctACCGTATCCTGAACCCTGCAGCCATTCCAGATGACAAGTTTATGGACAGCAGAAAGGccacagagaagctgctgagCTCTCTGGATCTGGATCACTCCCAGTACAAATTTGGTCATACCAAG GTGTTTTTCAAGGCTGGTTTGCTGGGCTTGCTGGAAGAGATGCGAGATGAGCGTCTGGCCAAGATCCTGACCATGCTGCAGGCCAGGATCCGTGGGCACCTGATGCGCATTGAGTATCAGAAGATCATCAGCAGGAG GGAAGCCCTCTATACCATCCAGTGGAACATCCGAGCCTTCAATGCTGTCAAGAACTGGTCCTGGATGAAGCTGTTCTTCAAGATCAAGCCTTTGCTGAAGTCTGCTcagactgagaaagaaatgtcCACCTTGAAGGAGGAGTTCCAGAAGCTGAAGGAGGCTCTGGAGAAGTCAGAGGCTAAGAGGAAGGAACTGGAAGAGAAGCAGGTCTCCATGATCCAGGAGAAGAATGACCTGGctctccagctgcaggca GAGCAAGACAACCTGGCAGATGCAGAGGAACGCTGTGACCTGCTGATCAAGTCCAAGATCCAGCTGGAGGCCAAGGTGAAGGAGCTGACAGAGCGTGtggaggatgaggaagagaTGAACGCAGACCTCACTGCCAAGAAACGCAAGCTGGAGGATGAGtgtgcagagctgaagaaaGACATCGATGATCTAGAGATCACACTGGCCAAGGTGGAAAAGGAGAAGCATGCCACGGAGAACAAG GTTAAAAACCTGATTGAGGAGATGGCTGCTCTGGATGAGATTATTGCCAAGCTGAcgaaagagaagaaagcactACAGGAGGCCCATCAGCAAGCCTTGGATGACTTGCAGGCTGAGGAGGATAAGGTCAACACGCTGACCAAAGCAAAGGTCAAATTGGAACAGCAAGTGGATGAT CTGGAAAGCTCTCttgaacaagaaaagaaaatccgCATGGACCTGGAAAGAGCCAAGAGGAAGCTTGAAGGAGACCTGAAGCTGACACAGGAGTCTGTGATGGATCTGGAGAATGACAAACAGCAACTGGAGGAGAAACTCAAAAA GAAGGACTTTGAAATGAGTCAGCTGAACTCAAGAATTGAGGATCAGCAAGTGACTGAGGCCCAGCTGCAGAAGAAGATCAAGGAGCTCCAG GCCCGTAttgaggagctggaggaggagctggaggctgaGCGTGCCGCACGAGCCAAGGTGGAGAAGCAGCGGGCAGAAGTGTCCcgggagctggaggagctgagtGAGCGGCTGGAGGAGGCTGGAGGAGCAACGTCTGCACAGCTGGAGATGAACAAAAAGCGGGAGGTGGAATTCCTGAAGCTGAGGAGGGACCTTGAGGAGGCCACGCTGCAGCACGAGTCCACGGCGGCTGCTCTGCGGAAGAAACATGCAGACAGCGTGGCTGAGCTGAGCGAGCAGATCGACAACCTGCAGCGTGTCAAgcagaagctggagaaggagaagagcGAGATGAAGATGGAGGTGGATGACCTGTCATCCAACATCGAATACCTCACCAAGAACAAG GCCAATGCCGAAAAGCTGTGCCGCACCTATGAGGACCAACTGAGTGAAGCCAAGTCCAAGGTGGATGAGCTGCAACGGCAGCTGACTGATGTGAGCACGCAGCGGGGCAGGCTGCAGACTGAGAATG GGGAGCTGAGCcggctgctggaggagaaggagTCATTCATCAACCAGCTGAGCCGTGGCAAGACCTCGTTCACGCAGACCATTGAGGAACTCAAGAGGCAACTAGAAGAGGAGACCAAG AGCAAGAATGCCCTGGCACATGCCCTGCAAGCTTCCCGCCATGACTGCGACCTGCTGCGGGAGCAGTacgaggaggaggtggaggccAAGAGCGAGCTCCAGAGGAACTTGTCCAAGGCCAATGCTGAGGTGGCCCAGTGGAGAACCAAATACGAAACAGATGCTATCCAGAGAacagaggagctggaggaagcCAA GAAGAAGCTGGCCATTcggctgcaggaagcagaggaggctgtggaggCTGCCCATGCCAAGTGCTCCTCCCTGGAGAAGACCAAGCACCGGCTGCAGACGGAGATTGAGGACCTCTCAGTGGACCTGGAGCGAGCCAACTCTGCATGTGCTGCCCTAGACAAGAAGCAGCGCAACTTTGACAGGATCCTGGCTGAATGGAAGCAGAAGTATGAGGAGactcaggcagagctggaggcaTCACAGAAAGAGTCACGCAGCCTGAGCACGGAGCTCTTCAAGCTCAAGAACGCCTATGAGGAGTCTCTGGACAACTTGGAGACCCTCAAGAGGGAGAACAAGAACCTGCAGG AGGAAATTGCTGATCTGACCGACCAGATAAGCATGAGCGGCAAAACCATTCATGAAttggaaaagctgaagaaagccCTGGAGAATGAGAAGAGCGATATCCAGGCAGCGCTGGAGGAGGCTGAG GGAGCTCTGGAGCATGAGGAGAGCAAGACTCTGCGCATCCAACTGGAGCTGAACCAGATCAAGGCTGATGTGGACAGGAAGCTGGCAGAGAAGGATGAGGAATTTGAGAACCTGAG GCGCAACCACCAGCGTGCCATGGACTCCATGCAGGCCACGCTGGATGCTGAGGCTCGGGCCAAGAATGAAGCTGTCCGGCTGAGGAAGAAGATGGAGGGAGACCTGAACGAGATGGAGATCCAGCTGAGCCATGCCAACCGCCAGGCTGCCGAGTTCCAGAAACTGGGTCGCCAGCTGCAGGCCCAGATCAAG GACCTGCAAATCGAGCTGGATGACACCCAGCGCCAGAACGATGATCTGAAGGAACAGGCGGCTGCCCTGGAACGCCGCAACAACCTCCTGCTGGCAGAGGTGGAGGAGCTGCGGGCTGCCCTGGAGCAGGCTGAGAGGAGCAGGAagctggcagagcaggagctgctggaggccaCCGAAAGGGTCAACCTGCTCCACTCACAG AACACCGGCCTGATCAACCAAAAGAAGAAGCTGGAGACTGATATCTCCCAGCTGAGCAGTGAGGTGGAGGATGCTGTGCAGGAGTGCCGCAATGCTGAGGAGAAGGCCAAGAAGGCCATTACGGAT GCTGCCATGATGGCAGAGGAGTTGAAGAAGGAGCAGGACACGAGCGCGCACCTGGAAAGGATGAAGAAGAACATGGAGCAGACCATCAAGGACCTGCAAATGCGCCTGGATGAAGCTGAGCAGATTGCTCTCAAGGGGGGCAAGAAGCAGATCCAGAAGCTGGAGGCCAGG gtgCGTGAGCTGGAGGGAGAGCTGGATATGGAGCAGAAGAAGATGGCAGAAGCCCAGAAAGGCATTCGCAAGTACGAGCGGCGGATAAAGGAGCTGAGCTACCAG ACAGAGGAAGACCGGAAGAACCTGACTCGGATGCAAGATCTGATTGACAAGCTGCAAAGCAAGGTCAAGAGCTACAAGCGCCAGTTTGAGGAGGCG GAGCAGCAGGCCAACTCCAACCTGGTGAAGTACCGCAAGGTGCAGCACGAGCTGGATGATGCTGAGGAGCGAGCTGACATCGCCGAGACGCAGGTCAACAAGCTGCGGGCCCGCACCAAGGAGGTCATCACCTTCAAG CACGAGTAG
- the LOC100542342 gene encoding myosin-7B isoform X1 has protein sequence MLITGESGAGKTVNTKRVIQYFAIVAALGDTPGKKLASVATKTGGTLEDQIIEANPAMEAFGNAKTIRNDNSSRFGKFIRIHFGPSGKLASADIDIYLLEKSRVIFQQPKERSYHIYYQILSGKKPELQDMLLLSLNPYDYHFCSQGVTTVDNLDDGEELMATDHAMDILGFSNDEKYGSYKIVGAIMHFGNMKFKQKQREEQAEADGTESADKAAYLMGISSADLIKGLLHPRVKVGNEYVTKGQNVEQVVYAVGALAKATYDRMFKWLVTRINKTLDTKLARQFFIGVLDIAGFEIFEFNSFEQLCINFTNEKLQQFFNHHMFVLEQEEYKKEGIEWVFIDFGLDLQACIDLIEKPLGILSILEEECMFPKASDMSFKAKLYDNHIGKSPNFQKPRPDKKRKYEAHFELVHYAGVVPYNIIGWLDKNKDPLNETVVAVFQKSQNKLLASLYENYVGSSSEEPHKPGSKEKRKKAASFQTVSQLHKENLNKLMTNLRSTQPHFVRCIIPNETKTPGAMDAFLVLHQLRCNGVLEGIRICRKGFPNRILYADFKQRYRILNPAAIPDDKFMDSRKATEKLLSSLDLDHSQYKFGHTKVFFKAGLLGLLEEMRDERLAKILTMLQARIRGHLMRIEYQKIISRREALYTIQWNIRAFNAVKNWSWMKLFFKIKPLLKSAQTEKEMSTLKEEFQKLKEALEKSEAKRKELEEKQVSMIQEKNDLALQLQAEQDNLADAEERCDLLIKSKIQLEAKVKELTERVEDEEEMNADLTAKKRKLEDECAELKKDIDDLEITLAKVEKEKHATENKVKNLIEEMAALDEIIAKLTKEKKALQEAHQQALDDLQAEEDKVNTLTKAKVKLEQQVDDLESSLEQEKKIRMDLERAKRKLEGDLKLTQESVMDLENDKQQLEEKLKKKDFEMSQLNSRIEDQQVTEAQLQKKIKELQARIEELEEELEAERAARAKVEKQRAEVSRELEELSERLEEAGGATSAQLEMNKKREVEFLKLRRDLEEATLQHESTAAALRKKHADSVAELSEQIDNLQRVKQKLEKEKSEMKMEVDDLSSNIEYLTKNKANAEKLCRTYEDQLSEAKSKVDELQRQLTDVSTQRGRLQTENGELSRLLEEKESFINQLSRGKTSFTQTIEELKRQLEEETKSKNALAHALQASRHDCDLLREQYEEEVEAKSELQRNLSKANAEVAQWRTKYETDAIQRTEELEEAKKKLAIRLQEAEEAVEAAHAKCSSLEKTKHRLQTEIEDLSVDLERANSACAALDKKQRNFDRILAEWKQKYEETQAELEASQKESRSLSTELFKLKNAYEESLDNLETLKRENKNLQEEIADLTDQISMSGKTIHELEKLKKALENEKSDIQAALEEAEGALEHEESKTLRIQLELNQIKADVDRKLAEKDEEFENLRRNHQRAMDSMQATLDAEARAKNEAVRLRKKMEGDLNEMEIQLSHANRQAAEFQKLGRQLQAQIKDLQIELDDTQRQNDDLKEQAAALERRNNLLLAEVEELRAALEQAERSRKLAEQELLEATERVNLLHSQNTGLINQKKKLETDISQLSSEVEDAVQECRNAEEKAKKAITDAAMMAEELKKEQDTSAHLERMKKNMEQTIKDLQMRLDEAEQIALKGGKKQIQKLEARVRELEGELDMEQKKMAEAQKGIRKYERRIKELSYQTEEDRKNLTRMQDLIDKLQSKVKSYKRQFEEAEQQANSNLVKYRKVQHELDDAEERADIAETQVNKLRARTKEVITFKHE, from the exons ATGCTCATCAC CGGAGAATCTGGTGCTGGTAAGACTGTAAACACCAAGCGGGTCATTCAGTACTTTGCCATTGTCGCAGCCTTGGGCGACACACCGGGCAAGAAATTA gCATCTGTCGCCACTAAAACTGGG ggcACCCTCGAAGATCAAATCATTGAGGCTAACCCAGCTATGGAAGCTTTTGGCAATGCCAAAACCATAAGAAATGACAACTCCTCACGTTTT GGCAAGTTCATCCGCATCCATTTTGGCCCCTCAGGGAAGCTGGCCTCTGCAGACATCGACATCT ATCTCCTGGAAAAATCAAGAGTGATTTTCCAGCAACCCAAAGAGCGAAGCTACCACATCTACTACCAAATCCTCTCTGGGAAGAAACCAGAGCTGCAAG AtatgctgctgctctccctcaACCCCTACGATTACCACTTCTGCTCTCAGGGTGTAACAACTGTGGACAACTTGGATGACGGCGAGGAGCTCATGGCAACAGAT CATGCCATGGACATCTTGGGCTTCAGCAATGATGAGAAATACGGCTCCTATAAAATAGTGGGCGCTATCATGCACTTTGGCAACATGAAGTTCAAGCAGAAGCAGCGGGAAGAGCAGGCAGAGGCTGATGGCACTGAAA GTGCTGACAAAGCTGCTTACCTCATGGGGATCAGCTCAGCTGACCTCATCAAGGGGTTGCTCCATCCTCGTGTGAAAGTGGGCAATGAGTACGTGACCAAAGGTCAGAATGTAGAGCAG GTTGTCTATGCTGTGGGAGCCCTGGCTAAAGCCACTTATGATCGTATGTTCAAGTGGCTGGTGACTCGGATCAACAAGACCCTGGACACCAAGCTGGCCAGGCAGTTCTTCATCGGAGTACTGGACATTGCAGGCTTCGAGATCTTTGAG TTCAACAGCTTTGAACAACTGTGCATCAACTTTACCAACGAGAAGTTGCAGCAGTTCTTCAACCACCACATGTTTGTCCTGGAGCAAGAAGAATACAAGAAGGAAGGCATTGAATGGGTCTTCATTGACTTTGGCCTGGACCTACAGGCTTGCATTGACCTGATTGAGAAG CCACTGGGAATCCTGTCCATCCTCGAAGAGGAGTGCATGTTCCCAAAAGCCTCCGACATGTCATTTAAAGCTAAGCTCTACGACAACCACATTGGGAAGTCACCCAACTTCCAGAAACCCCGGCCGGATAAGAAGCGGAAATACGAGGCCCACTTTGAGCTGGTGCACTATGCTGGTGTG GTGCCGTACAACATCATTGGGTGGCTGGACAAAAACAAGGACCCCCTGAATGAGACAGTGGTGGCCGTCTTTCAAAAATCCCAGAACAAGCTCCTGGCCTCTCTCTATGAGAACTATGTGGGCTCCAGCTCAG AGGAACCTCACAAACCAGGGTCCAAGGAGAAACGTAAGAAGGCAGCTTCCTTCCAAACAGTGTCCCAGCTACACAAG GAGAATCTTAACAAGCTGATGACCAACCTGCGCTCCACTCAGCCCCACTTTGTCCGCTGCATCATTCCCAATGAGACAAAGACCCCAG GAGCCATGGATGCTTTCCTGGTGCTGCACCAGCTGCGGTGTAACGGTGTCCTTGAAGGTATCCGCATCTGCCGTAAGGGATTTCCCAACAGGATCCTCTACGCAGACTTCAAACAGCG ctACCGTATCCTGAACCCTGCAGCCATTCCAGATGACAAGTTTATGGACAGCAGAAAGGccacagagaagctgctgagCTCTCTGGATCTGGATCACTCCCAGTACAAATTTGGTCATACCAAG GTGTTTTTCAAGGCTGGTTTGCTGGGCTTGCTGGAAGAGATGCGAGATGAGCGTCTGGCCAAGATCCTGACCATGCTGCAGGCCAGGATCCGTGGGCACCTGATGCGCATTGAGTATCAGAAGATCATCAGCAGGAG GGAAGCCCTCTATACCATCCAGTGGAACATCCGAGCCTTCAATGCTGTCAAGAACTGGTCCTGGATGAAGCTGTTCTTCAAGATCAAGCCTTTGCTGAAGTCTGCTcagactgagaaagaaatgtcCACCTTGAAGGAGGAGTTCCAGAAGCTGAAGGAGGCTCTGGAGAAGTCAGAGGCTAAGAGGAAGGAACTGGAAGAGAAGCAGGTCTCCATGATCCAGGAGAAGAATGACCTGGctctccagctgcaggca GAGCAAGACAACCTGGCAGATGCAGAGGAACGCTGTGACCTGCTGATCAAGTCCAAGATCCAGCTGGAGGCCAAGGTGAAGGAGCTGACAGAGCGTGtggaggatgaggaagagaTGAACGCAGACCTCACTGCCAAGAAACGCAAGCTGGAGGATGAGtgtgcagagctgaagaaaGACATCGATGATCTAGAGATCACACTGGCCAAGGTGGAAAAGGAGAAGCATGCCACGGAGAACAAG GTTAAAAACCTGATTGAGGAGATGGCTGCTCTGGATGAGATTATTGCCAAGCTGAcgaaagagaagaaagcactACAGGAGGCCCATCAGCAAGCCTTGGATGACTTGCAGGCTGAGGAGGATAAGGTCAACACGCTGACCAAAGCAAAGGTCAAATTGGAACAGCAAGTGGATGAT CTGGAAAGCTCTCttgaacaagaaaagaaaatccgCATGGACCTGGAAAGAGCCAAGAGGAAGCTTGAAGGAGACCTGAAGCTGACACAGGAGTCTGTGATGGATCTGGAGAATGACAAACAGCAACTGGAGGAGAAACTCAAAAA GAAGGACTTTGAAATGAGTCAGCTGAACTCAAGAATTGAGGATCAGCAAGTGACTGAGGCCCAGCTGCAGAAGAAGATCAAGGAGCTCCAG GCCCGTAttgaggagctggaggaggagctggaggctgaGCGTGCCGCACGAGCCAAGGTGGAGAAGCAGCGGGCAGAAGTGTCCcgggagctggaggagctgagtGAGCGGCTGGAGGAGGCTGGAGGAGCAACGTCTGCACAGCTGGAGATGAACAAAAAGCGGGAGGTGGAATTCCTGAAGCTGAGGAGGGACCTTGAGGAGGCCACGCTGCAGCACGAGTCCACGGCGGCTGCTCTGCGGAAGAAACATGCAGACAGCGTGGCTGAGCTGAGCGAGCAGATCGACAACCTGCAGCGTGTCAAgcagaagctggagaaggagaagagcGAGATGAAGATGGAGGTGGATGACCTGTCATCCAACATCGAATACCTCACCAAGAACAAG GCCAATGCCGAAAAGCTGTGCCGCACCTATGAGGACCAACTGAGTGAAGCCAAGTCCAAGGTGGATGAGCTGCAACGGCAGCTGACTGATGTGAGCACGCAGCGGGGCAGGCTGCAGACTGAGAATG GGGAGCTGAGCcggctgctggaggagaaggagTCATTCATCAACCAGCTGAGCCGTGGCAAGACCTCGTTCACGCAGACCATTGAGGAACTCAAGAGGCAACTAGAAGAGGAGACCAAG AGCAAGAATGCCCTGGCACATGCCCTGCAAGCTTCCCGCCATGACTGCGACCTGCTGCGGGAGCAGTacgaggaggaggtggaggccAAGAGCGAGCTCCAGAGGAACTTGTCCAAGGCCAATGCTGAGGTGGCCCAGTGGAGAACCAAATACGAAACAGATGCTATCCAGAGAacagaggagctggaggaagcCAA GAAGAAGCTGGCCATTcggctgcaggaagcagaggaggctgtggaggCTGCCCATGCCAAGTGCTCCTCCCTGGAGAAGACCAAGCACCGGCTGCAGACGGAGATTGAGGACCTCTCAGTGGACCTGGAGCGAGCCAACTCTGCATGTGCTGCCCTAGACAAGAAGCAGCGCAACTTTGACAGGATCCTGGCTGAATGGAAGCAGAAGTATGAGGAGactcaggcagagctggaggcaTCACAGAAAGAGTCACGCAGCCTGAGCACGGAGCTCTTCAAGCTCAAGAACGCCTATGAGGAGTCTCTGGACAACTTGGAGACCCTCAAGAGGGAGAACAAGAACCTGCAGG AGGAAATTGCTGATCTGACCGACCAGATAAGCATGAGCGGCAAAACCATTCATGAAttggaaaagctgaagaaagccCTGGAGAATGAGAAGAGCGATATCCAGGCAGCGCTGGAGGAGGCTGAG GGAGCTCTGGAGCATGAGGAGAGCAAGACTCTGCGCATCCAACTGGAGCTGAACCAGATCAAGGCTGATGTGGACAGGAAGCTGGCAGAGAAGGATGAGGAATTTGAGAACCTGAG GCGCAACCACCAGCGTGCCATGGACTCCATGCAGGCCACGCTGGATGCTGAGGCTCGGGCCAAGAATGAAGCTGTCCGGCTGAGGAAGAAGATGGAGGGAGACCTGAACGAGATGGAGATCCAGCTGAGCCATGCCAACCGCCAGGCTGCCGAGTTCCAGAAACTGGGTCGCCAGCTGCAGGCCCAGATCAAG GACCTGCAAATCGAGCTGGATGACACCCAGCGCCAGAACGATGATCTGAAGGAACAGGCGGCTGCCCTGGAACGCCGCAACAACCTCCTGCTGGCAGAGGTGGAGGAGCTGCGGGCTGCCCTGGAGCAGGCTGAGAGGAGCAGGAagctggcagagcaggagctgctggaggccaCCGAAAGGGTCAACCTGCTCCACTCACAG AACACCGGCCTGATCAACCAAAAGAAGAAGCTGGAGACTGATATCTCCCAGCTGAGCAGTGAGGTGGAGGATGCTGTGCAGGAGTGCCGCAATGCTGAGGAGAAGGCCAAGAAGGCCATTACGGAT GCTGCCATGATGGCAGAGGAGTTGAAGAAGGAGCAGGACACGAGCGCGCACCTGGAAAGGATGAAGAAGAACATGGAGCAGACCATCAAGGACCTGCAAATGCGCCTGGATGAAGCTGAGCAGATTGCTCTCAAGGGGGGCAAGAAGCAGATCCAGAAGCTGGAGGCCAGG gtgCGTGAGCTGGAGGGAGAGCTGGATATGGAGCAGAAGAAGATGGCAGAAGCCCAGAAAGGCATTCGCAAGTACGAGCGGCGGATAAAGGAGCTGAGCTACCAG ACAGAGGAAGACCGGAAGAACCTGACTCGGATGCAAGATCTGATTGACAAGCTGCAAAGCAAGGTCAAGAGCTACAAGCGCCAGTTTGAGGAGGCG GAGCAGCAGGCCAACTCCAACCTGGTGAAGTACCGCAAGGTGCAGCACGAGCTGGATGATGCTGAGGAGCGAGCTGACATCGCCGAGACGCAGGTCAACAAGCTGCGGGCCCGCACCAAGGAGGTCATCACCTTCAAG CACGAGTAG